A stretch of DNA from Candidatus Poribacteria bacterium:
GCATGGCTTACCTTTTCGACTCCGATCCGACATTCTCAAAACAAAAGCAATGTCGTTTGAGGTCCACGAATGCTTCTGCTTAACTTTTGCAGAAGCCCCCGAATTCATTCGGGGGTCTATCACCTGTAAGTATTTGGTTACGACGCAAACCTGATACACAAACCACTCCATTTTTCTGCAAAAATCCGCAAAGCCTACAGAAAGCGAATACCTCACAGGGTTATTCAGTTTTCCATTTTTTTTACGCATTTGGATCCCCCGATCCGGTAGGTGCGGTTTCCTAACCGCACCGGATCCACCCAAAATCCTATAATTGCTTAAAACTAAATGACCCTGGAATACCTCAAAATTCTACTTGACTTCACGCGCAAATAAGTGTATAATGTATAGCAACTTTGCACCCATCGGCGAGAATACAGTTTATACGCAATTTATTTGTTAAACGGGTACGCGTCGAAAATTTTTGATGAACCCCAAAAAGGAATTCGTGGAGATACCCAAATTTTCACACTCAAATTATGCGATTTAGTTTATTAGGCGCGTTTGTCGCCGCAGTTATTTCATGTAATAACAATCAACTGCCTTATGTAACGATTGAAACTGAAAAAGGAAACATCATTATTGAACTTTACCCGGAGGCAGCTCCAACCACAGTAGAGAATTTTGCGAGACTGATCGAAGCAGGATTTTATGATGGAGTGGGCTTCCATCGATACGTCCCGGGTTTTGTTATCCAAGGCGGCGATCCAGAGGGAACAGGTAGTGGTGGACCTGGGTGGACGATTCGTGGAGAGTTCCAAGACCCAGAACTCCGTGATAAGATGCCAGTGCACGAAAAAGGTGTTGTTGCGATGGCACGGACACAGAACCCCGACTCGGCGGGAAGCCAGTTTTATATCTG
This window harbors:
- a CDS encoding peptidylprolyl isomerase — encoded protein: MRFSLLGAFVAAVISCNNNQLPYVTIETEKGNIIIELYPEAAPTTVENFARLIEAGFYDGVGFHRYVPGFVIQGGDPEGTGSGGPGWTIRGEFQDPELRDKMPVHEKGVVAMARTQNPDSAGSQFYICINSDPTPYTHLNGSYTTFGKVIEGIDVVDALRERDVMNKVTIENYEVAP